The following proteins are co-located in the Streptomyces sp. DT2A-34 genome:
- a CDS encoding RNA polymerase sigma factor: protein MDERAGRQWRATIAAAQAGDRHALDELVEGWLPLVYNVVGRALNGHADVDDVVQETMLRAVDNLGSLRDPDSFRSWLVAIAMRQIRDRARRRQTAQLDESAAHEATDFAELTVLRLQLEGQRREVAEAVRWLDDEDRQLLSLWWLEVAGELTRRELAAAAGISRQHAAVRVQRVKERLETARGIVRALDGACPDLRELTARWNGRPDSVWRKRLARHIRGCGYCGDSREAVVPAERLLVGIALVPIPVGFTLSLALGGKTAAAATATATSVGWSAKVMAALAQPAVAVTAGATIVAGGAYVVTQTPDAPPRAAAPTAASTARPPSPTPSVTPTATPSPSPSATKEVDLYGTVVDAVDQAPDPNAEPAALPRRPESGVTSTGGAKAVMQHRGENVTLSGQGYVLVRWQISPHDRSGGLTMPTWTGLKGEIFHVASGGGRRMDDVIGDGSDRGYVTGMGGPDIGYTVLPDGTQQMWQNEYFYLDGTVTLNQNERGASYGLTVMPSSWDKVNEDVRYGPPQGALRYGLVRDNGKDTAPVPQYVTRETPADPAAVAQRSRV, encoded by the coding sequence GAGCCGGCCGGCAGTGGCGCGCCACCATCGCGGCGGCGCAGGCCGGTGACCGGCATGCGCTGGACGAGCTGGTCGAGGGCTGGCTGCCGCTGGTCTACAACGTGGTCGGGCGCGCCCTGAACGGTCATGCCGACGTCGACGACGTCGTCCAGGAGACCATGCTGCGCGCCGTCGACAACCTCGGCTCGCTGCGCGACCCGGACAGCTTCCGCTCCTGGCTCGTCGCCATCGCCATGCGGCAGATCCGGGACCGGGCGCGCCGCAGGCAGACCGCCCAACTGGACGAGTCGGCCGCGCACGAGGCCACCGACTTCGCCGAACTCACCGTGCTGCGGCTGCAGTTGGAGGGGCAGCGGCGCGAGGTCGCGGAGGCCGTGCGCTGGCTGGACGACGAGGACCGGCAACTGCTGTCGCTGTGGTGGCTGGAGGTCGCGGGAGAGCTGACCCGGCGCGAACTGGCCGCCGCGGCCGGGATCAGCCGGCAGCACGCCGCGGTGCGCGTCCAGCGGGTCAAGGAGCGGCTGGAGACCGCGCGCGGCATCGTACGGGCGCTGGACGGCGCCTGCCCCGACCTGCGCGAGCTGACCGCCCGCTGGAACGGCCGCCCCGACTCGGTCTGGCGCAAGCGGCTGGCCCGGCACATCAGGGGCTGCGGCTACTGCGGCGACTCCCGCGAGGCCGTCGTACCGGCCGAACGGCTTCTCGTCGGTATCGCGCTCGTCCCGATCCCGGTCGGTTTCACCCTCTCCCTGGCCCTCGGCGGCAAGACGGCGGCCGCGGCGACGGCCACGGCGACCTCCGTCGGCTGGTCCGCGAAGGTGATGGCCGCGCTCGCCCAGCCCGCCGTGGCGGTGACGGCCGGCGCGACGATCGTCGCGGGCGGCGCGTACGTCGTCACCCAGACCCCGGACGCGCCGCCGCGCGCGGCCGCCCCCACGGCGGCGAGCACGGCCCGCCCGCCGTCGCCCACGCCGTCGGTGACACCGACAGCCACGCCTTCCCCGTCACCGTCGGCGACGAAGGAGGTCGACCTGTACGGCACGGTCGTCGACGCCGTCGACCAGGCCCCGGACCCGAACGCCGAGCCCGCCGCCCTGCCCCGCCGCCCCGAGTCCGGCGTCACCAGCACCGGGGGCGCGAAGGCCGTCATGCAGCACCGGGGCGAGAACGTGACGCTCAGCGGGCAGGGCTATGTCCTGGTGCGCTGGCAGATCTCCCCGCACGACCGGTCCGGCGGGCTGACCATGCCGACCTGGACCGGTCTGAAGGGCGAGATCTTCCACGTCGCCTCGGGTGGCGGCCGCCGTATGGACGACGTCATCGGGGACGGTTCCGACCGGGGCTACGTCACCGGCATGGGCGGCCCGGACATCGGCTACACGGTGCTGCCCGACGGCACCCAGCAGATGTGGCAGAACGAGTACTTCTACCTCGACGGCACCGTCACCCTGAACCAGAACGAGCGCGGCGCCTCCTACGGCCTGACCGTCATGCCGTCGAGCTGGGACAAGGTGAACGAGGACGTGCGGTACGGCCCCCCGCAGGGCGCCCTCCGCTACGGCCTGGTCCGCGACAACGGCAAGGACACCGCGCCGGTGCCGCAGTACGTCACCCGTGAGACGCCGGCCGATCCGGCGGCGGTGGCTCAGCGCTCGCGTGTGTAG